A portion of the Drosophila sechellia strain sech25 chromosome 2R, ASM438219v1, whole genome shotgun sequence genome contains these proteins:
- the LOC6609092 gene encoding transmembrane protein 39A-B has product MTYDERSSDGSSSSETHDSFAHLLATKQGQSQTPATAMPKHIPFPEHATTSEWLSELIMCAFTMGTAIVQFINIYRTNWWLPQAHTRHMVNIELIDPYLRYLLLILNTRRLIYCLLLVKIRKGNEKSRHLIRLGIKYGFGGLVQLSLGFCAMKLYQQHTYILLLFLSYPVVIYLLIFGFQLEPFLRTRFELPGVYINDLPVHSCTTNPVNIRDEVETLRHDFNKRFKQLIFTSMVNAYYTGLVPCCLAVSVQYNVLRAAQHCIIVCLGAFSLCAVFLYPAKYSDTLHRATLHLGCWQRIDREPAPSQLIVAASALTWSKYSSYNHGTVVKHNGGLYRSHGMVTVATPGNASHARFYKLFHNPTIIYSTLAILQAAVLLVEIGSLSAESVEWHFVLSISFVAFTSMGAFFKLVRDYLITKDLYKAEHAVAPDQPFRQRMRDAFM; this is encoded by the exons ATGACCTACGACGAACGCAGTAGTGatggcagcagctccagcGAAACACATGACTCCTTCGCCCACCTGCTGGCAACCAAGCAGGGTCAATCCCAGACGCCGGCCACAGCGATGCCCAAGCACATTCCCTTCCCGGAGCACGCCACCACATCCGAGTGGCTCAGCGAACTCATTATGTGCGCCTTCACCATGGGTACGGCCATCGTACAGTTCATCAACATCTACAGAACCAACTGGTGGCTGCCACAGGCGCACACCAGGCACATGGTG AACATCGAGCTGATCGATCCTTATCTTCGCTATCTACTGCTCATACTCAATACGCGGAGACTGATTTACTGCTTGCTGCTGGTGAAGATCAGGAAAGGAAACGAGAAGAGCCGGCATCTTATCCGGCTGGGAATCAAGTACGGATTTGGAGGCCTTGTTCAGCTATCCTTGGGTTTCTGCGCCATGAAGCTATACCAGCAGCACACATACATACTCCTTCTCTTCCTGTCGTATCC TGTGGTCATCTACCTGTTGATCTTCGGCTTCCAACTTGAGCCCTTCCTGCGCACCAGATTCGAGCTGCCGGGCGTGTATATCAACGACCTACCGGTCCACAGTTGCACCACCAATCCGGTCAACATAAGGGACGAAGTGGAAACACTCCGACATGACTTCAATAAGCGTTTTAAGCAGCTCATCTTCACCTCCATGGTGAATGCATACTACACTGGCCTAGTGCCCTGCTGTCTGGCCGTTAGTGTCCAATACAATGTGCTCCGAGCAGCCCAGCACTGCATCATTGTTTGCCTGGGCGCTTTCAGTCTGTGTGCCGTTTTCCTGTATCCTGCCAAGTATAGTGATACATTACATCGGGCTACTTTGCATTTGGGCTGCTGGCAGCGCATTGACCGGGAGCCAGCGCCTTCGCAGCTAATAGTAGCCGCCAGTGCGCTCACCTGGTCGAAATACTCCTCCTACAACCACGGCACCGTGGTAAAGCACAACGGGGGCCTGTACAGAAGTCATGGCATGGTTACTGTGGCCACTCCGGGAAACGCCAGTCACGCTCGATTTTAT AAACTATTTCACAATCCCACCATAATTTATTCCACATTGGCCATTCTCCAGGCTGCCGTGCTACTAGTAGAAATAGGGTCTCTAAGCGCAGAAAGCGTCGAGTGGCACTTTGTCCTCTCCATCAGCTTCGTCGCCTTCACCAGCATGGGGGCCTTCTTCAAGCTGGTGCGGGACTACCTCATCACTAAAGATCTGTACAAGGCGGAGCACGCCGTGGCGCCCGATCAACCCTTCCGACAACGCATGAGAGATGCATTTATGTAG
- the LOC6609096 gene encoding solute carrier family 25 member 35 — MATSDFVLGGLASVGATFFTNPIEVIKTRIQLQGELAARGTYVEPYKGIVNAFITVAKNDGIMGLQKGLAPALYFQFIINSFRLSIYSEAMERRWMHNRRGEVSFGMGLLWGAIGGVVGSYCSSPFFLIKTQLQSQAAKQIAVGYQHAHTSMTDALRQIYSRNGIRGLWRGSVAALPRAALGSGAQIATFGKTKALLVQYDLVTQPTLNSFSAGLIAGSIMSVAITPPDVITTRLYNQGVDAEGRGLLYRGWVDCFVKILRSEGVYGMYKGFWANYLRIAPHSTLVLLFFDELVAVRTKYSNQ, encoded by the exons ATGGCTACATCGGATTTTGTTCTGGGCGGCCTGGCCTCCGTGGGGGCCACCTTCTTCACCAATCCCATCGAGGTGATCAAGACTCGGATCCAGCTGCAGGGCGAGCTGGCGGCGAGGGGTACCTATGTGGAGCCCTACAAAGGGATTGTCAATGCCTTCATCACGGTGGCCAAAAACGATGGCATTATGGGCCTCCAAAAGGGCCTCGCACCGGCCTTGTACTTCCAGTTCATCATCAATTCCTTCCG GCTTAGCATTTATTCGGAAGCAATGGAGAGGCGGTGGATGCACAACAGGAGGGGCGAGGTGTCCTTCGGAATGGGACTATTGTGGGGCGCCATCGGCGGCGTCGTGGGCTCCTACTGCTCCAGTCCATTTTTCCTG ATCAAAACACAGCTGCAGTCACAAGCCGCCAAGCAAATCGCCGTGGGCTACCAGCATGCACACACTTCCATGACCGATGCCCTGCGTCAGATCTACTCCAGGAATGGAATACGAGGACTGTGGAGAGGATCTGTGGCCGCATTACCCAGGGCGGCTTTGGGATCAGGTGCCCAGATAGCCACCTTTGGCAAGACCAAAGCCCTGCTGGTGCAGTACGATCTGGTGACGCAGCCCACGTTGAACTCCTTCTCGGCTGGCTTGATAGCCGGATCCATTATGTCGGTGGCCATAACGCCGCCGGATGTAATCACCACGCGTCTGTACAACCAGGGCGTGGACGCCGAAGGACGAGGTCTTCTTTATCGCGGTTGGGTTGACTGCTTTGTGAAAATCTTACGATCAGAGGGCGTTTATGGTATGTACAAGGGCTTCTGGGCCAACTACCTGCGCATTGCCCCCCACTCAACCCTTGTGCTGCTATTCTTTGACGAGCTGGTCGCCGTACGCACAAAGTATAGTAATCAATGA
- the LOC6609094 gene encoding GDP-fucose protein O-fucosyltransferase 1 produces the protein MQWLKMKLRFVNLILLLISSTCAQLGGDPNGYLTYCPCMGRFGNQADHFLGSLAFAKALNRTLILPPWVEYRRGELRSRQVPFNTYFEVEPLKEYHRVITMADFMWHLADDIWPESERVSFCYKERYSLKQEKNDPDKPNCHAKDGNPFGPFWDTFHIDFVRSEFYAPLHFDVHHSNEAAKWQAKYPAESYPVLAFTGAPASFPVQLENCKLQRYLQWSQRYRDASKDFIREQLPRGAFLGIHLRNGIDWVRACEHVKDSQHLFASPQCLGYKNERGALYPELCMLSKEAIIRQLKRTIKNVRQTQPDNEIKSVFVASDSNHMIGELNTALSRMGISVHKLPEDDPYLDLAILGQSNHFIGNCISSYSAFVKRERDVHGFPSYFWGFPKEKDRKHTNVHEEL, from the exons ATGCAGTGGCTTAAAATGAAGCTTCGCTTTGTAAACTTGATTTTACTATTAATAAGCTCAACATGTGCCCAATTGGGGGGCGATCCCAACGGCTACCTCACCTACTGTCCTTGTATGG GACGCTTTGGCAACCAAGCCGACCATTTCCTGGGATCATTGGCCTTCGCCAAGGCGCTTAATCGCACCCTGATCCTGCCGCCGTGGGTGGAGTATCGTAGGGGTGAACTACGATCCCGGCAGGTACCGTTCAACACATACTTTGAGGTGGAGCCCCTGAAGGAATACCATCGCGTCATCACCATGGCAGATTTCATGTGGCACCTGGCCGACGACATTTGGCCAGAATCGGAGCGAGTCTCCTTTTGCTACAAGGAACGATATAGCCTTAAGCAGGAGAAGAATGATCCAGACAAGCCCAATTGCCACGCCAAGGATGGCAATCCTTTTGGTCCCTTTTGGGACACTTTTCACATAGACTTTGTGAGGTCAGAGTTCTATGCGCCACTTCATTTTGATGTGCACCATAGCAACGAGGCTGCCAAGTGGCAGGCCAAATATCCTGCAGAATCATATCCCGTACTCGCGTTCACCGGAGCTCCGGCTAGTTTTCCTGTTCAGCTAGAGAACTGCAAGCTGCAGCGCTACTTGCAGTGGAGCCAAAGGTATAGGGACGCATCTAAGGATTTCATCCGAGAGCAGTTGCCGCGTGGTGCCTTTTTGGGTATTCATCTGCGCAACGGCATCGATTGGGTGAGAGCCTGTGAGCACGTCAAGGATAGCCAGCATCTGTTTGCCTCGCCGCAGTGCTTGGGCTATAAAAATGAACGTGGTGCACTCTACCCGGAGCTCTGCATGCTCTCCAAGGAGGCCATCATCCGCCAGCTAAAGAGAACCATTAAGAACGTGCGCCAAACTCAGCCGGACAACGAAATCAAATCAGTTTTTGTGGCATCAGACTCCAACCACATGATCGGTGAACTAAACACGGCCCTCAGTCGCATGGGCATCAGTGTGCACAAGCTGCCGGAGGATGATCCTTATCTGGACTTGGCCATTCTCGGACAGTCGAACCACTTTATCGGCAACTGTATCTCCTCCTACTCGGCATTCGTGAAAAGAGAACGAGATGTGCACGGTTTTCCGTCGTACTTCTGGGGATTCCCCAAGGAAAAGGATCGCAAGCATACCAACGTGCACGAGGAGCTGTAA
- the LOC6609090 gene encoding ATP-dependent RNA helicase DHX8 translates to MDELQKLEYLSLVSKICTELDNHLGINDKDLAEFIIDLENKNRTYDTFRKALLDNGAEFPDSLVQNLQRIINLMRPSRPGGASQEKTGGDKKEDKKSQLLKMFPGLALPNDTYSKKEESDDEEKVKAKTEKHSEMHKKTDMSDVDAAMMELEALAPGEGGTLVRPPKEVSSRDRHKRRSRDRDTKRRSRSREDRHSDRCRSRSRDKERRRRSRSRDNRRRSRSREDRDRNRERRHKSSSSRDHHERRRRSRSRSTERRDRRDRSRDCSEKMPPPSAAMTDDPEAGKIYSGKIANIVPFGCFVQLFGLRKRWEGLVHISQLRAEGRVTDVTEVVTRNQTVKVKVMSITGQKVSLSMKEVDQDSGKDLNPLSHAPEDDESLRDRNPDGPFSSSTSMLNLQGNGMEGDEHESRKRVTRISSPERWEIKQMISSGVLDRSEMPDFDEETGLLPKDEDDEADIEIEIVEEEPPFLSGHGRALHDLSPVRIVKNPDGSLAQAAMMQSALSKERREQKMLQREQEIEAMPTSLNKNWIDPLPEDESRSLAANMRGMAAAPPEVPEWKKHVIGGKKSSFGKKTDLTLVEQRQSLPIYKLRDDLIKAVTDNQILIVIGETGSGKTTQITQYLGECGFTARGKIGCTQPRRVAAMSVAKRVAEEYGCRLGQEVGYTIRFEDCTSPETIIKYMTDGMLLRECLMEAELKSYSVIMLDEAHERTIHTDVLFGLLKTAVQKRPELKLIVTSATLDAVKFSQYFFKAPIFTIPGRTFPVEVLYTKEPETDYLDASLITVMQIHLREPPGDILLFLTGQEEIDTACEILYERMKSLGPDVPELIILPVYSALPSEMQTRIFDPAPAGSRKVVIATNIAETSLTIDGIFYVVDPGFVKQKVYNSKTGMDSLVVTPISQAAAKQRAGRAGRTGPGKTYRLYTERAYRDEMLPTPVPEIQRTNLATTVLQLKTMGINDLLHFDFMDAPPVESLVMALEQLHSLSALDDEGLLTRLGRRMAEFPLEPNLSKMLIMSVALQCSDEILTIVSMLSVQNVFYRPKDKQALADQKKAKFNQAEGDHLTLLAVYNSWKNNKFSNAWCYENFVQIRTLKRSQDVRKQLLGIMDRHKLDVVSAGKNSVRIQKAICSGFFRNAAKKDPQEGYRTLVDSQVVYIHPSSALFNRQPEWVIYHELVQTTKEYMREVTTIDPKWLVEFAPSFFRFSDPTKLSKFKKNQRLEPLYNKYEEPNAWRISRVRRRRN, encoded by the exons ATGGACGAGCTGCAGAAGTTGGAGTACCTTTCGCTGGTCTCGAAGATCTGCACTGAGTTAGACAATCACTTGGGCATCAACGACAAGGACCTGGCCGAGTTTATCATCGAtttagaaaacaaaaatcgcaCATATGACACATTTCGCAAGGCTCTGCTGGATAATGGCGCCGAATTCCCAGACTCCCTGGTCCAGAACCTGCAGCGCATCATTAATCTTATGCGCCCCAGTAGACCTGGCGGCGCTAGCCAGGAGAAAACTGGCGGCGACAAGAAGGAAGACAAGAAATCGCAACTGTTGAAAATGTTTCCCGGCCTCGCTTTGCCCAATGACACCTACAGCAAAAAGGAGGAGAGCGATGACGAAGAGAAGGTGAAGGCGAAAACGGAGAAGCATTCCGAAATGCACAAAAAAACCGATATGAGCGATGTGGATGCAGCTATGATGGAGCTGGAAGCGCTAGCCCCTGGCGAGGGTGGCACATTGGTAAGACCACCCAAGGAAGTCAGTTCCAGGGATCGCCACAAGCGCCGAAGTAGGGATCGAGACACAAAAAGACGAAGTAGATCGCGGGAAGATAGACACTCTGATCGTTGCAGAAGCAGATCGCGTGACAAGGAACGCCGTCGTCGAAGCAGATCCCGAGATAATCGCCGCAGAAGCAGGTCTCGCGAGGATCGCGATCGTAACAGGGAGCGACGCCACAAGAGTTCCAGCTCAAGAGATCACCACGAACGCCGAAGGCGAAGCCGATCTCGTTCCACAGAACGGAGAGATAGGAGAGATCGTTCGAGGGATTGCAGTGAAAAGATGCCCCCACCATCTGCCGCCATGACCGATGATCCGGAGGCAGGCAAAATCTATTCCGGCAAGATAGCTAATATCGTACCCTTTGGTTGCTTTGTACAGCTTTTTGGACTGCGGAAACGCTGGGAAGGCTTAGTACACATCTCACAACTAAGAGCAGAAGGACGCGTGACAGATGTAACGGAGGTAGTCACTCGGAATCAGACTGTTAAAGTGAAAGTAATGTCAATAACTGGTCAAAAAGTCTCCTTGTCAATGAAAGAGGTAGACCAGGACTCTGGAAAGGATCTTAATCCACTGTCACACGCGCCAGAAGACGATGAGTCTCTACGAGATCGAAATCCAGATGGCCCCTTTAGCAGCAGCACATCGATGCTGAATCTGCAAGGCAATGGAATGGAAGGTGACGAGCACGAGTCCAGGAAACGTGTGACCAGGATCTCCAGTCCCGAGCGCTGGGAAATCAAGCAAATGATTAGTTCGGGTGTGTTGGACAGAAGTGAGATGCCTGATTTCGACGAGGAAACAGGCCTATTGCCGAAAGATGAAGACGACGAAGCCGATATCGAGATTGAGATTGTGGAAGAGGAGCCACCCTTCCTCTCCGGGCACGGTAGAGCCTTACATGATCTGTCTCCAGTCAGAATTGTAAAGAATCCCGATGGCTCACTGGCTCAAGCTGCCATGATGCAGTCGGCTTTGTCTAAGGAGCGTCGCGAGCAGAAGATGTTGCAGCGCGAACAAGAGATAGAAGCTATGCCAACGAGCCTCAATAAGAACTGGATAGACCCACTGCCGGAGGATGAGAGCCGCAGCCTGGCGGCCAACATGCGAGGAATGGCTGCTGCTCCCCCTGAAGTTCCAGAATGGAAAAAGCATGTCATTGGCGGCAAGAAATCCTCCTTCGGTAAGAAGACTGATCTGACGCTAGTGGAGCAGCGACAGTCGTTGCCCATATACAAACTGCGAGATGATCTGATCAAAGCGGTCACGGACAACCAGATCCTTATTGTTATTGGAGAAACTGGTTCGGGAAAAACCACACAGATCACCCAGTATTTGGGCGAATGTGGATTCACTGCTAGAGGAAAGATTGGCTGCACCCAACCCAGAAGAGTGGCAGCCATGTCGGTGGCCAAGCGTGTGGCGGAGGAGTACGGTTGCAGGTTAGGCCAGGAAGTTGGCTACACCATTCGTTTCGAGGATTGCACCAGTCCGGAAACCATAATTAAGTACATGACTGACGGTATGTTGCTCCGTGAGTGCCTAATGGAGGCGGAGCTAAAGAGTTATTCAGTCATTATGTTGGATGAAGCTCACGAACGGACAATCCATACGGATGTGCTCTTCGGCCTGCTCAAGACAGCCGTGCAAAAGCGACCAGAACTGAAGCTAATTGTCACATCAGCCACCTTGGATGCGGTGAAGTTCTCGCAGTACTTCTTCAAGGCGccaatcttcacaattccagGAAGAACGTTCCCCGTGGAGGTTTTATATACTAAGGAACCAGAGACGGACTATTTGGATGCTTCTCTGATTACAGTAATGCAAATCCATTTGCGGGAGCCTCCTGGAGACATTCTGCTCTTCCTCACGGGTCAGGAAGAAATCGACACGGCTTGCGAAATTTTGTACGAGCGAATGAAGAGTTTGGGACCGGATGTCCCCGAACTAATTATCCTGCCGGTGTACTCCGCATTGCCATCCGAAATGCAGACGCGTATATTTGATCCTGCGCCCGCTGGAAGCCGAAAGGTTGTTATAGCCACCAATATTGCTGAAACTTCGCTCACAATCGATGGCATTTTCTATGTGGTAGATCCTGGTTTCGTGAAACAGAAGGTGTACAACTCGAAAACGGGCATGGACTCGCTGGTGGTCACTCCCATTTCACAAGCGGCAGCAAAGCAAAGAGCGGGAAGAGCCGGACGTACAGGCCCAGGAAAAACGTACCGTCTCTATACGGAACGTGCGTATCGAGATGAAATGCTGCCCACTCCGGTGCCGGAAATCCAGCGCACCAATCTGGCCACAACAGTTCTGCAGCTAAAGACAATGGGAATAAACGATCTGCTGCACTTTGATTTCATGGACGCCCCGCCTGTGGAATCGCTGGTAATGGCGCTCGAGCAACTTCATTCCTTATCAGCATTGGATGACGAAGGCCTGCTTACTCGGCTGGGCAGACGCATGGCGGAGTTTCCCCTCGAGCCGAATCTCTCCAAGATGCTTATAATGTCCGTCGCTCTGCAGTGCTCCGATGAGATTTTGACTATTGTTTCGATGCTCAGTGTGCAGAACGTGTTTTACAGGCCAAAGGACAAGCAGGCACTGGCGGATCAGAAAAAGGCCAAATTCAATCAGGCGGAAG GTGACCATCTGACGCTGCTGGCCGTTTACAACAGTTGGAAGAACAACAAATTCTCAAATGCCTGGTGCTACGAAAACTTCGTACAGATTCGAACTCTGAAACGCAGCCAGGATGTGAGGAAGCAGCTGCTGGGAATCATGGACAGGCACAAATTGGATGTCGTATCCGCTGGGAAAAACTCTGTGCGCATTCAGAAGGCAATCTGCTCCGGATTCTTCCGCAATGCAGCGAAAAAGGATCCCCAGGAAGGATATCGTACCCTGGTCGACTCACAGGTCGTTTACATCCATCCGTCGAGTGCTCTCTTCAATCGCCAGCCAGAGTGGGTCATCTATCACGAGCTGGTGCAGACCACCAAAGAGTATATGCGTGAAGTAACAACGATCGATCCCAAATGGCTGGTGGAATTTGCTCCGTCCTTCTTCCGCTTCTCGGACCCCACGAAGCTAAGCAAATTCAAGAAGAATCAGCGCCTGGAGCCGCTGTACAATAAGTACGAGGAGCCCAATGCCTGGCGTATCTCTCGCGTTCGTCGACGTCGCAATTAA
- the LOC6609091 gene encoding cytochrome c oxidase assembly factor 5, whose translation MMRYEGNERLADETACAGVRADLKMCLLESDCCKMGKTPRQCLQDNNVPSECQVLRNTFYECKRSLLDNRQRFRGRKGY comes from the exons atgatgcGCTACGAGGGCAACGAGAGGCTGGCCGATGAGACGGCGTGCGCGGGAGTGCGTGCGGATCTCAAGATGTGCCTCCTGGAGAGCGACTGCTGCAAAATGGGCAAGACGCCGCGCCAGTGCCTCCAGGACAACAACGTTCCATCTGAGTGTCAGGTGCTCCGCAACACCTTCTACGAGTGCAAGCGCTCCCTG TTGGACAACCGACAGCGCTTTCGAGGTCGCAAGGGCTACTGA
- the LOC6609095 gene encoding eukaryotic translation initiation factor 3 subunit M — protein MTSHPVFIDLSLDEQVQELRKYFKKLGAEISSEKSNKGVEDDLHKIIGVCDVCFKDGEPSQIDGILNSIVSIMITIPLDRGENIVLAYCEKMTKAPNLPLGKVCLQSLWRLFNNLDTASPLRYHVYYHLVQVAKQCEQVLEVFSGVDQLKSQFANCPPSSEQMQKLYRLLHDVTKDTNLELSSKVMIELLGTYTADNACVAREDAMKCIVTALADPNTFLLDPLLSLKPVRFLEGDLIHDLLSIFVSEKLPAYVQFYEDHREFVNSQGLNHEQNMKKMRLLTFMQLAESSPEMTFETLTKELQINEDEVEPFVIEVLKTKLVRARLDQANQKVHISSTMHRTFGAPQWEQLRDLLQAWKENLSTVREGLTSVSSAQLDLARSQKLIH, from the exons ATGACTTCGCATCCGGTTTTCATAGACCTGTCCCTGGACGAGCAG GTGCAAGAGCTGCGCAAGTATTTCAAGAAGCTGGGAGCCGAAATCTCTTCGGAGAAGTCCAATAAAGGTGTGGAGGATGATTTGCACAAGATCATCGGCGTCTGCGACGTTTGCTTTAAGGATGGTGAGCCCTCGCAGATTGACGGCATTCTGAACAGCATTGTGTCCATCATGATCACG ATACCCCTGGATCGCGGTGAGAACATTGTGCTGGCCTACTGCGAGAAGATGACCAAGGCTCCCAATCTTCCCCTGGGCAAGGTGTGCCTCCAGTCGTTGTGGCGTCTGTTCAACAACCTGGACACCGCCTCTCCCCTACGCTACCATGTGTACTACCACCTGGTCCAGGTGGCCAAGCAGTGCGAACAGGTGCTGGAGGTCTTCTCAGGTGTGGATCAGCTCAAGTCCCAGTTTGCCAACTGCCCACCTTCGTCGGAACAGATGCAGAAGCTGTACCGCCTGCTGCACGACGTGACCAAGGACACCAACCTGGAGCTGTCTTCAAAGGTTATGATTGAGCTGCTGGGCACCTACACGGCGGACAATGCTTGTGTGGCCCGTGAGGATGCCATGAAGTGCATTGTGACTGCCTTGGCCGACCCCAATACATTCCTGCTGGATCCTCTGCTGTCGCTGAAACCTGTGCGCTTTTTGGAAGGCGACCTCATCCACGACCTGCTGTCCATCTTCGTGTCCGAGAAGCTGCCGGCTTACGTGCAGTTCTACGAGGATCACAGGGAGTTTGTCAACTCGCAGGGATTGAACCATGAGCAGAACATGAAGAAGATGCGTCTGCTGACCTTCATGCAGCTGGCCGAGAGCAGCCCGGAGATGACATTCGAAACGCTAACCAAGGAGCTGCAGATCAACGAAGACGAAGTTGAGCCCTTCGTCATCGAGGTGCTGAAAACAAAGCTGGTGCGCGCACGTCTAGATCAGGCCAACCAAAAGGTACACATTTCATCCACAATGCACCGAACCTTCGGAGCACCACAATGGGAGCAGCTTCGCGATCTGCTGCAGGCATGGAAGGAGAACCTCAGCACAGTGCGGGAGGGTCTAACGAGCGTCTCCTCGGCGCAATTGGACTTGGCTCGATCCCAGAAGCTGATACACTAG
- the LOC6609093 gene encoding probable cysteine--tRNA ligase, mitochondrial translates to MYSLKEVLRALNCRTRPALICRRNISEEAPKQDSPFKWRKPIGQHTGINIYNHGLRQKVPLILRNPQMVTWYTCGPTVYDSAHLGHASTYVKVDILQRILRDYFKINLVTAMNITDVDDKIIKRAQLAGLDWQKMARAYEAEFRQDMLRLNVQAADVRSHVTTTMPVIIQFIQQLIAEKQAYVTPDNSVYFDVSKSKNYGKLQNLGLSEDKLDPIKRNTADFALWKARKSGSEPTWAAPWGGEGRPGWHIECSAIAGLFFGRQLDIHAGGLDLRFPHHENEEAQCCARYKTDQWVNYWLHTGQLHMVGDAQKMSKSLGNTISVSELLKKYTADEFRMACLLSNYRNAMPYSDQLMLTARQTLQRFKNFQADLSAYTQFLKPVHLLDEGALKAQLTHTVTEFDNCLRDDFDTARAISVLMDQMSSISRCINEQQVDAQEEPAYCIDLLLAAGNFINRGIVTFGLSELQDRESLQEKVSFTDHSIDPNLLVNDVINVRGRMRERATSGNVKNPQLLAACDELRSLLQQHGIQVRDHKQGSSWVFAVSCEKPDDKSKSSAE, encoded by the exons ATGTATAGCCT CAAGGAGGTGCTCCGGGCTCTTAACTGTCGAACGAGACCAGCTCTCATTTGCCGGCGTAACATTTCGGAGGAGGCTCCCAAGCAGGATAGTCCATTTAAATGGCGAAAACCAATCGGCCAGCACACAGGAATCAATATATACAATCACGGTTTGCGGCAAAAGGTACCTCTAATCCTACGCAATCCCCAAATGGTCACCTGGTACACTTGCGGACCCACTGTTTACGACTCCGCGCACCTTGGTCATGCCAGCACCTACGTCAAGGTAGACATCCTGCAGCGCATTCTCCGCGATTACTTTAAAATCAATCTGGTGACAGCCATGAACATCACGGATGTTGACGACAAGATTATTAAGCGAGCCCAGCTCGCTGGACTTGACTGGCAGAAGATGGCGCGAGCTTACGAAGCGGAATTCCGGCAGGACATGTTGCGTCTCAATGTTCAGGCGGCTGATGTGCGCAGTCATGTAACCACCACCATGCCTGTCATTATTCAGTTCATCCAGCAGCTGATAGCCGAAAAACAGGCTTACGTTACCCCGGATAACTCTGTTTACTTTGATGTCTCCAAAAGCAAGAACTATGGAAAGCTTCAAAACTTAGGCCTAAGCGAGGACAAATTGGACCCCATCAAAAGAAACACTGCCGACTTTGCCTTGTGGAAGGCGCGTAAAAGTGGCAGTGAGCCCACGTGGGCTGCACCCTGGGGTGGCGAGGGACGCCCCGGTTGGCACATCGAATGCAGCGCCATTGCAGGTCTATTCTTTGGCCGCCAGTTGGATATTCATGCCGGCGGCTTGGACTTGCGTTTTCCGCACCACGAAAACGAGGAGGCGCAGTGCTGTGCACGGTATAAAACTGACCAGTGGGTAAACTATTGGCTGCACACCGGACAACTTCATATGGTTGGAGATGCGCAGAAGATGTCAAAGTCCCTGGGCAACACGATCTCAGTGTCGGAGCTGCTGAAAAAGTATACCGCCGATGAGTTTCGAATGGCCTGCCTGCTGTCCAATTACCGCAATGCAATGCCTTATAGCGATCAGTTAATGCTGACGGCTCGCCAGACCCTGCAGCGGTTCAAAAACTTTCAGGCGGATCTAAGTGCCTATACCCAATTCCTGAAGCCTGTGCACTTGTTGGACGAGGGAGCGTTAAAGGCCCAACTGACTCATACAGTTACCGAATTCGATAATTGCCTTCGAGATGACTTTGATACCGCCAGAGCCATCAGCGTGCTAATGGATCAGATGAGCAGCATAAGTCGCTGCATAAATGAGCAGCAAGTGGACGCGCAGGAGGAACCCGCCTATTGCATTGATCTGCTGTTGGCAGCTGGAAACTTCATAAACCGTGGCATAGTCACGTTTGGTCTATCGGAGTTGCAGGATAGAGAATCGTTGCAGGAAAAGGTTTCCTTTACGGATCATAGCATTGATCCCAATTTGCTTGTGAATGATGTGATAAACGTTCGGGGGAGAATGCGGGAAAGGGCCACCTCCGGAAATGTAAAGAACCCACAGCTTTTAGCTGCCTGTGATGAACTGCGGAGCCTGCTACAACAGCACGGCATTCAGGTCCGCGACCACAAGCAGGGCAGCTCCTGGGTGTTTGCCGTGTCCTGTGAAAAGCCAGATGATAAGAGCAAAAGTTCTGCCGAATAA